From a region of the Paenibacillus lutimineralis genome:
- the htpG gene encoding molecular chaperone HtpG produces MAKKEFRAESKRLLEMMINSIYTQKEIFLRELISNSSDAIDKIYYKALTDDNLVFNKDDYYIKLAVDKENRTLTISDTGIGMTKEELENNLGIIANSGSFAFKNENESKDGHNIIGQFGVGFYSAFMVADDVTVISRALGSSEAYQWHSAGADGYTIEACEKDNVGTEITLKIKQNTEDENYEEYLEEYRLRSIIKKYSDFIRYPIKMDIQSSRPKEGSEDEFENFVEEQTVNSMVPIWRKNKSELTDEDYENFYMEKRYGFDKPISHIHIKADGAIVYNAILFIPEKTPFDYYTKEYEKGLELYSNGVLIMDKCSDLLPDYFSFVKGMVDSEDLSLNISREMLQHDRQLKMIAKNIQSKIKSQLQTLLKDDRDKYEKFYESFGRQLKFGVYNDYGMNKEVLQDLLLFTSSQEKKLVTLDEYVSRMPEDQKYIYYAAGESVERLEKLPQTEMVADKGYEILYLTDDIDEFAIKVIMNYKEKEFKSVSSGDLGIEADANDEAAKADESENKDLFEYMSSFLGGKVKKVKASKRLKSHPVCLSSEGEVSIEMEKVLNAMPSGQEVKADKVLEINVNHEVFQAMKDAFAVENKDKLNLYTNLLYNQALLIEGLPIEDPVDFTNNICKIMQ; encoded by the coding sequence ATGGCTAAGAAAGAGTTCAGAGCAGAATCCAAAAGATTACTGGAAATGATGATTAATTCCATCTACACGCAAAAGGAAATATTTCTGAGGGAATTGATCTCCAATTCAAGTGATGCGATTGACAAGATTTATTACAAAGCTTTGACCGATGATAACCTGGTCTTTAACAAAGACGATTACTATATTAAGCTCGCGGTGGATAAAGAGAACCGCACCCTGACCATTTCCGATACAGGTATCGGGATGACGAAGGAAGAATTGGAGAATAACCTAGGTATTATCGCTAATAGCGGCTCATTTGCTTTCAAGAATGAGAATGAGTCGAAGGATGGACATAACATTATTGGCCAATTCGGAGTAGGCTTCTATTCTGCATTTATGGTAGCCGATGACGTTACTGTTATTAGCCGTGCTCTGGGTAGCAGCGAAGCCTATCAATGGCATTCTGCTGGTGCAGATGGTTACACGATCGAGGCTTGTGAGAAGGATAATGTGGGTACCGAAATTACACTTAAGATTAAGCAGAATACGGAAGATGAGAACTACGAAGAGTATCTCGAAGAATATCGTTTGAGATCGATCATCAAGAAGTATTCCGACTTCATCAGATACCCGATCAAGATGGATATTCAATCGAGCCGTCCTAAGGAAGGCAGCGAGGATGAATTTGAGAATTTTGTCGAGGAACAGACAGTGAACAGCATGGTGCCGATCTGGCGCAAGAACAAGAGTGAATTGACCGATGAGGATTACGAGAACTTCTATATGGAGAAGCGCTACGGGTTCGACAAACCCATCTCGCATATCCATATCAAGGCGGATGGCGCTATCGTCTACAATGCGATCCTGTTCATCCCTGAGAAGACGCCTTTCGATTATTACACTAAGGAATATGAGAAGGGTCTAGAGCTCTATTCCAACGGCGTGCTGATCATGGACAAATGCAGCGACCTGCTGCCGGATTATTTCAGCTTCGTCAAAGGGATGGTCGATTCCGAGGATCTATCGCTGAACATTTCTCGGGAAATGCTGCAGCATGATCGTCAGCTGAAAATGATCGCCAAAAACATCCAAAGCAAGATCAAGAGCCAACTGCAAACCTTGCTTAAGGATGATCGCGACAAGTATGAGAAGTTCTATGAGTCCTTTGGCCGTCAATTGAAATTCGGCGTGTATAATGATTATGGCATGAATAAGGAAGTGCTGCAGGATCTTCTTCTGTTCACGTCCTCTCAAGAGAAGAAGCTGGTTACTCTGGATGAATACGTATCGAGAATGCCAGAGGATCAAAAGTATATCTATTATGCTGCCGGCGAGTCGGTTGAGCGTCTTGAGAAGCTGCCACAGACGGAAATGGTAGCCGATAAGGGCTATGAAATTCTCTATCTCACCGATGATATCGATGAGTTTGCGATTAAAGTGATCATGAATTACAAGGAAAAGGAATTCAAATCCGTATCCAGCGGCGACCTTGGTATCGAAGCAGATGCCAATGATGAAGCGGCCAAAGCGGACGAGTCGGAAAATAAAGATCTGTTCGAGTATATGAGCAGCTTCCTTGGCGGTAAAGTGAAGAAGGTCAAAGCGTCCAAGCGCCTTAAATCCCATCCGGTCTGCCTCTCCTCTGAAGGTGAAGTATCGATTGAAATGGAGAAAGTGCTGAATGCGATGCCAAGCGGCCAAGAAGTGAAGGCTGATAAAGTGCTGGAAATCAACGTGAATCATGAAGTGTTCCAGGCGATGAAGGATGCTTTTGCCGTGGAAAATAAAGATAAACTGAATCTTTACACGAACCTGCTCTACAATCAGGCCCTGTTGATCGAAGGCTTGCCGATTGAAGATCCGGTAGACTTCACCAACAATATTTGCAAGATCATGCAGTAA
- a CDS encoding CYTH domain-containing protein: MSLEIERKFLLPEYPANRIKEGEIRNKKEQIIEQTYLALHGDQELRVRKIQDQASGKVEYTHTFKKGHGIAREEVEYSISEGLYEQIMNIHQAVPLIKKRTTAIWGDRVIEIDDYKQIQLLVLEVEFASLEEAESFAAPGWFGKDISSDKQYSNKKVWQELQARKG; this comes from the coding sequence ATGTCACTTGAAATTGAACGTAAATTTCTATTGCCGGAGTATCCGGCGAATAGGATCAAAGAAGGCGAGATCCGGAATAAAAAAGAGCAGATCATTGAGCAGACATACCTCGCCTTGCATGGGGATCAGGAGCTGAGAGTCCGCAAAATTCAGGATCAGGCCAGTGGGAAAGTTGAATATACGCATACCTTCAAAAAAGGCCACGGGATTGCCCGTGAGGAAGTGGAGTATTCCATCTCCGAAGGGTTATATGAACAAATAATGAATATCCATCAAGCAGTGCCGCTAATTAAAAAGCGAACTACAGCGATATGGGGAGACCGTGTGATCGAAATAGACGATTACAAGCAAATTCAGCTGCTAGTATTGGAAGTGGAATTTGCTTCGCTGGAAGAGGCGGAGAGCTTTGCTGCACCTGGATGGTTTGGCAAAGATATCAGTTCAGACAAGCAGTACAGCAATAAAAAAGTATGGCAGGAGCTTCAGGCCCGGAAGGGCTAA
- a CDS encoding chitosanase, which yields MTTEKRTNPKGRLTAIMLSFALLSSIVAFSGAVQTKAYAELLDNDADTNVTQTLTLTERQTNGQEIAPMAAETPESKFSPQTLQFLKTNTGLDAEQWDNIMKLVNKPEQDDLNWTKYYGYCENIDDDRGYTIGIFGATTGGPNDQGPDAPALFKEYDRIKGASNPSVEGALKRLGINGKMKGSILVISDSNSTFVKKINSLQNDSAWREAMWRTFYNVYIKYSVDQAKNRGFNTALTIGSFVDTALNQGATGGSNSLQGLLSKSGTSKDEKTFMTKFYAERTKVVDTNQYNTPPNGKNRVKQWSTLLSMGETDLKNADAAIKQVTNWKMK from the coding sequence ATGACAACCGAAAAAAGAACCAATCCCAAAGGAAGACTTACAGCGATTATGCTCAGCTTTGCCCTGCTCAGCTCGATTGTAGCATTTTCCGGTGCTGTGCAAACCAAGGCATATGCCGAGCTTCTTGATAACGATGCGGATACGAATGTTACTCAAACCTTGACCCTTACGGAAAGACAGACTAACGGTCAGGAGATTGCACCCATGGCGGCTGAAACCCCTGAATCCAAATTTTCACCGCAAACCCTTCAATTTTTAAAAACGAATACGGGCCTTGACGCAGAACAGTGGGATAACATTATGAAACTCGTCAACAAACCGGAGCAGGATGATCTTAACTGGACCAAATATTACGGTTACTGCGAAAATATTGACGATGACCGCGGCTATACGATCGGCATTTTCGGAGCCACCACAGGTGGGCCAAACGACCAGGGTCCGGATGCTCCCGCGTTATTCAAAGAATACGACCGGATCAAAGGAGCCAGTAACCCAAGTGTTGAAGGGGCGCTGAAACGGCTTGGAATCAACGGAAAAATGAAAGGCAGCATCCTGGTCATTTCGGACAGCAATAGCACATTCGTTAAAAAGATCAACAGTCTGCAAAATGATTCCGCCTGGAGAGAAGCCATGTGGCGCACCTTCTATAATGTCTACATTAAATATAGTGTCGATCAGGCCAAAAACCGCGGCTTTAATACGGCCTTGACCATCGGTTCTTTTGTCGACACCGCCTTGAATCAAGGCGCAACGGGCGGCTCCAACAGTCTGCAAGGCCTTCTGTCCAAATCGGGCACCAGCAAGGACGAAAAGACGTTTATGACGAAATTTTATGCGGAGCGCACCAAAGTTGTTGACACTAATCAATACAACACACCTCCAAACGGTAAAAATCGCGTCAAACAATGGAGCACGCTTCTGAGCATGGGGGAGACCGATCTGAAGAACGCCGATGCGGCGATCAAGCAAGTAACCAATTGGAAAATGAAATAA
- a CDS encoding SGNH/GDSL hydrolase family protein, with translation MKHENEVSTMGERDVDLMSGDTKYMISGDSISKGVIYDEERNKYIILEDNYVSLLQQKLKGAVRNTARFGNTLMKGFSNLKRDVDKDKPNVVLIEYGGNDCDFNWNEIADNPDAEHSPKTDFNTFEKMLTEAIEYLKKQQITPILMNLPPLNADKYFKWVSRSNPDAEKNILRWLGSVTKIYWWQERYNSTILKVSEMTKTKYIDVRGAFLEHPDFTKFLCSDGIHPNQEGHRIISEKVLEFVKSNYQYLLLDSTNNLALE, from the coding sequence ATGAAGCATGAAAATGAGGTGAGTACAATGGGTGAGCGCGACGTTGACTTGATGAGCGGAGATACCAAATATATGATTTCCGGTGATTCCATTTCCAAAGGGGTCATCTATGATGAAGAACGCAACAAATACATCATTCTGGAGGACAACTATGTCTCACTCCTGCAGCAGAAATTGAAGGGTGCGGTCCGCAATACGGCCCGATTCGGCAATACCCTGATGAAGGGCTTCAGCAATCTCAAGCGAGATGTGGATAAAGATAAGCCTAATGTCGTCTTGATCGAATATGGCGGCAACGACTGCGACTTCAATTGGAATGAGATCGCCGATAATCCCGACGCGGAGCATAGCCCCAAGACGGATTTCAATACATTTGAGAAGATGCTGACGGAAGCCATTGAATATTTGAAGAAGCAGCAGATTACTCCGATTCTGATGAACCTGCCGCCTCTGAATGCAGATAAATACTTCAAATGGGTCAGCAGGAGCAATCCGGATGCCGAGAAGAACATTCTAAGATGGCTCGGCAGTGTAACGAAAATATACTGGTGGCAGGAGAGATACAACTCCACTATCCTGAAAGTCTCTGAAATGACTAAGACTAAGTATATCGACGTGCGCGGCGCATTCCTGGAACACCCTGATTTCACCAAGTTCCTGTGCTCGGACGGAATTCATCCTAATCAGGAAGGCCATCGCATCATCAGCGAGAAGGTGCTCGAGTTCGTGAAGAGCAACTACCAATACCTTCTGCTGGATTCCACCAACAATCTGGCCTTGGAATAG
- a CDS encoding Gfo/Idh/MocA family protein, with amino-acid sequence MVRFGIIGTNWITERFIDAAMETERFALTAVCSRTEEKGRAFGAKYGSPAVYTDVSAMASSPEIDAVYIASPNSLHMEQAIICMDQGKHVLCEKPMASNATETRKMIEAAKRNNVLLMEAMKSTLMPNFRVVQNNLYKLGQVRRYFASYCQYSSRYDAFKQGTVLNAFNPEFSNGALMDLGTYCIYPMVTLFGKPRQIKANGILLSSGADGEGSIIMNYDEMDAAVMYSKIADSYLPAEIQGENGTLVIERINQPYDVKIIYRDGTIEDLRQPQMQESMFYEAREFIDLIETGLRESSVNSLTHSLLVAEIMEEARRQIGIHFPADLN; translated from the coding sequence ATGGTGCGATTCGGAATTATCGGAACGAACTGGATTACGGAGCGCTTTATTGATGCGGCGATGGAAACGGAACGCTTCGCCTTAACAGCGGTATGTTCTCGTACAGAAGAGAAAGGGAGAGCCTTTGGTGCCAAATACGGAAGTCCGGCCGTATATACAGATGTGTCAGCCATGGCGTCAAGTCCGGAAATAGATGCCGTATATATTGCCAGCCCGAATTCTCTACATATGGAACAGGCTATTATATGTATGGATCAGGGGAAGCATGTATTGTGTGAGAAGCCGATGGCATCGAATGCGACAGAGACTCGGAAAATGATCGAGGCTGCAAAACGTAACAATGTATTGTTAATGGAAGCGATGAAATCCACGCTGATGCCTAATTTCCGGGTAGTTCAGAACAATTTATATAAGCTGGGGCAAGTGCGCAGATATTTTGCGAGCTATTGTCAATACTCCTCACGTTATGATGCATTTAAGCAAGGGACGGTATTGAATGCCTTTAATCCCGAATTTTCGAATGGAGCGCTAATGGATCTCGGAACTTACTGTATCTATCCGATGGTTACCTTGTTCGGGAAGCCCAGACAGATTAAGGCTAACGGGATTCTATTGTCATCCGGTGCAGATGGCGAGGGCAGCATTATCATGAATTATGATGAGATGGATGCAGCGGTGATGTATTCGAAGATTGCCGATTCCTATCTGCCAGCGGAGATTCAAGGTGAGAACGGAACGCTGGTGATTGAACGGATTAATCAGCCTTATGATGTGAAAATCATTTATCGCGACGGCACGATCGAGGATTTGCGGCAGCCGCAAATGCAAGAATCAATGTTCTACGAAGCTCGTGAGTTCATTGATCTGATCGAGACCGGACTTCGTGAGAGCAGTGTAAACTCGCTTACCCATTCTCTGCTTGTGGCAGAGATTATGGAGGAAGCAAGACGGCAAATTGGCATACACTTCCCTGCGGATCTGAATTAG
- a CDS encoding RNA polymerase sigma factor, translating into MAVDGHEVERLIYEYGSRVYTFCRKLTFSQTDADDLYQQTFLRILNISLQIDENNNPAGYIMAVTARIWHDERKKYARRQRIAPIQDDHVGELSNISSSIFTDIEFEEKQRNAEVREAVQKLPEKLRVPILLYYMSDLPVHEIALALRIPQGTVKSRLHQARQKLRKELGGIHYGG; encoded by the coding sequence ATGGCAGTTGATGGGCATGAAGTAGAGCGACTGATATATGAGTACGGAAGTCGTGTGTATACTTTCTGCCGGAAATTGACATTCAGCCAGACTGATGCGGACGATTTGTATCAGCAGACCTTTCTTCGAATACTCAATATATCTCTCCAAATTGATGAGAACAATAATCCAGCTGGTTATATCATGGCAGTAACAGCGAGGATCTGGCATGATGAACGTAAAAAATATGCCCGAAGACAAAGAATTGCTCCGATCCAAGATGATCATGTTGGTGAATTAAGCAATATATCCAGTTCCATATTTACGGATATTGAGTTCGAAGAGAAGCAGCGTAATGCGGAAGTAAGAGAGGCTGTTCAGAAATTGCCGGAAAAACTGCGTGTACCCATTTTACTATACTACATGAGTGATTTGCCTGTGCACGAGATTGCATTAGCTCTCCGGATCCCACAGGGTACGGTAAAAAGCCGATTGCATCAAGCGCGCCAGAAACTAAGAAAAGAATTGGGGGGAATCCATTATGGCGGATAA